One Massilia sp. 9096 genomic window carries:
- a CDS encoding diguanylate cyclase, with protein sequence MTGTTTLQRLMDATGAHPDRVFAHQLMETLAIPVFVLDISSHVIIWNRACERLTGVTAEEMIGTQSHWRCFFDEQRPTLADLLLQGRDAEVLQLHPRQGGANHLSAEGWCDMPRVGRRRYLAADASPIYDERGRLAAVVQTLRDMTDEKLAQAALEQLATRDGLTGLANRRCFDDTLHAEWARALRQHQPLSLLMVDVDNFKAYNDAHGHIGGDECLKRIATAVSSEMRANDLVARYGGEEFAVILPNQSLKGAASVAERIRTRVEQLQVPTRLAPGQHVTVSIGAATAIAAPDNSASELVAIADAALYRAKHMGRNRISLPLGDPG encoded by the coding sequence ATGACAGGCACTACGACACTTCAGCGGCTGATGGACGCCACCGGCGCCCATCCCGATCGCGTGTTCGCGCACCAGCTGATGGAAACGCTGGCCATCCCCGTGTTCGTGCTCGATATCAGCTCGCATGTGATCATCTGGAATCGCGCCTGCGAACGCCTGACCGGCGTCACTGCCGAGGAGATGATCGGCACGCAGAGCCACTGGCGCTGCTTTTTCGACGAGCAGCGCCCTACCCTGGCCGACCTGCTGCTCCAGGGCCGCGACGCCGAGGTCCTGCAGCTGCACCCGCGCCAGGGCGGCGCCAACCATTTGTCGGCCGAGGGCTGGTGCGACATGCCGCGCGTCGGCCGCCGGCGCTACCTGGCGGCCGACGCCAGCCCGATCTACGACGAGCGCGGGCGCCTGGCCGCGGTCGTCCAGACGCTGCGCGACATGACCGACGAAAAGCTGGCGCAGGCCGCGCTCGAACAACTCGCCACGCGCGACGGCCTGACTGGCCTGGCCAACCGCCGCTGCTTCGACGATACCCTGCACGCCGAATGGGCGCGCGCTTTGCGCCAGCACCAGCCGCTGTCGCTGCTGATGGTCGATGTCGACAACTTCAAGGCCTACAACGACGCCCACGGCCACATCGGCGGCGACGAGTGCCTCAAGCGCATCGCCACCGCCGTGTCGAGCGAGATGCGCGCCAACGACCTGGTTGCGCGCTATGGCGGCGAAGAGTTCGCGGTGATCCTGCCGAACCAGTCGCTCAAGGGCGCCGCCAGCGTCGCCGAGCGCATCCGCACCCGCGTCGAGCAGCTGCAGGTGCCGACCCGGCTCGCGCCGGGCCAGCATGTCACGGTCTCGATCGGTGCAGCCACCGCGATCGCGGCACCCGACAATAGCGCGAGCGAGCTGGTCGCGATCGCCGATGCGGCGCTGTATCGGGCCAAGCACATGGGGCGCAATCGCATCAGCCTGCCGCTGGGCGACCCGGGCTGA
- a CDS encoding IS1595 family transposase: MQRPTFSELFTLLSGATLSSSELAQLRAWIAGIRDPSECLALVEAAAAGRPCPHCSGMRLHRCGRASGLQRFRCLGCARSFNALTGTPLARLRKRERWLPYLQCMLESRTVRQAARDTGVHRTTSFRWRHRFGPGAGRHRPSTLSAIVEADETYRLESQKGARQLTRPPRRRGGAASRRGINREHDCLLVVRDRSGLTLDFHTGRGPVTAAQLRSRLTPVLSPDVLLISDSAAAYARFAAETGITHAPVNLRAGRRARGAIHLQNVNGWHSRFKSWLMRFKGVASRYLANYSGWQRLLDAHELETPAQWLCAAVRQAQSRQVQTST, encoded by the coding sequence ATGCAAAGGCCCACCTTCAGCGAATTGTTCACCCTGCTTTCTGGCGCAACATTGTCCAGCAGCGAGCTGGCGCAATTGCGCGCCTGGATCGCCGGCATCCGCGACCCGTCCGAGTGCCTGGCGCTGGTCGAAGCGGCCGCGGCAGGCCGGCCCTGTCCGCATTGCAGCGGTATGCGGCTGCACCGCTGCGGCCGCGCCAGCGGCTTGCAACGGTTTCGCTGCCTCGGCTGTGCCCGCTCTTTCAATGCCCTGACCGGCACACCGCTGGCGCGGCTGCGCAAGCGCGAACGCTGGCTGCCCTATCTTCAGTGCATGCTCGAGTCGCGTACCGTACGCCAGGCCGCGCGCGACACCGGCGTGCACCGAACCACGAGTTTTCGCTGGCGCCACCGGTTCGGACCGGGCGCCGGGCGCCATCGGCCGTCGACGTTGTCGGCGATCGTCGAAGCCGACGAGACCTATCGCCTCGAATCGCAAAAGGGCGCGCGCCAGTTGACGCGTCCGCCCCGGCGACGCGGCGGCGCGGCCAGCCGGCGCGGCATCAACCGCGAGCACGACTGCCTGCTGGTGGTGCGCGATCGCAGTGGGCTTACGCTGGACTTTCATACCGGCCGCGGTCCCGTGACGGCAGCACAATTGCGCTCGCGCCTGACACCCGTGCTTTCTCCAGACGTGCTCTTGATCAGCGACAGTGCAGCGGCGTATGCCCGCTTCGCCGCCGAGACCGGGATCACGCACGCGCCCGTCAACCTGCGCGCGGGCCGGCGTGCACGCGGCGCGATCCATCTCCAGAACGTCAATGGCTGGCACAGCCGTTTCAAAAGCTGGCTGATGCGCTTCAAGGGTGTCGCCAGCCGTTACCTGGCGAACTATTCCGGCTGGCAGCGGTTACTCGATGCACACGAATTGGAGACACCAGCGCAATGGCTGTGTGCTGCGGTACGTCAAGCTCAGTCGAGGCAGGTGCAAACGTCGACTTAA
- a CDS encoding DUF2382 domain-containing protein, which produces MQHTLVAVFDNRSDAQNAMDELLGSGFSRSDVNVSSADPTGQTSSLTGSTTQADGTQDEGIGASIKHFFTGLFGSDNDEHASRYSDVVSRGHHVLTVTAQSEPEVERAADVIERFGPVDIDERHDLTGSAASLDAGMLAAGATAGSSLGGAQSMQSGSLGSSAGSMQNTQPGALQGGADGDRNFFATQNLNDPVPEGQTYQEPMGGNMQAGGSLDSAIGGNVLSGTQSSSLNSGLSDSRQTSQGGSLSQSDSMLQGTASLPGSNDASLGGTIQSSQNLQSSAQSGTQLGNQQRDTTAIPVVQEELKVGKREVQRGGVRVFSRVIETPVNESVNLREEHVNVERRPVNQPISTTDATAFKEQSIELRETAEEAVVQKSARVVEEVIVGKEVSNREQQIHDTVRRTDVQIENLAGDDSAFRSDWQSNYASQGGNYDDYAPAYRYGNEARSKYQGRNWDDVESDLRSDWDTRYGSSGASTWEKFKAAVRHGWDKITPDMDDSDSAYRNHWNSTYGASGDTYNDYEPAYKYGNEARSKYQGRNWDDVESDLRSDWDTRYPGSAGASTWDKMKSAVRHGWDRVTS; this is translated from the coding sequence ATGCAACATACCCTAGTAGCGGTTTTCGACAACCGAAGCGACGCCCAGAACGCCATGGACGAGCTGCTCGGCTCCGGCTTCTCGCGCAGCGACGTCAACGTCTCCAGCGCCGACCCGACCGGCCAGACCAGCAGCCTGACCGGCTCGACCACGCAGGCCGACGGCACGCAGGACGAAGGCATCGGCGCGTCCATCAAGCATTTCTTCACCGGCCTGTTCGGCTCCGACAATGACGAGCACGCTTCGCGCTACTCGGACGTCGTCTCGCGCGGCCACCACGTGCTGACCGTCACCGCCCAGTCCGAGCCGGAAGTCGAGCGCGCCGCCGACGTCATCGAACGCTTCGGCCCGGTCGACATCGACGAGCGCCACGACCTCACCGGTTCCGCAGCCTCGCTCGACGCCGGCATGCTGGCCGCCGGCGCGACCGCGGGCAGCAGCCTGGGCGGTGCGCAATCGATGCAGTCGGGTTCGCTGGGCTCCAGCGCCGGCTCGATGCAGAACACCCAGCCGGGCGCGCTGCAAGGCGGCGCCGACGGCGACCGCAACTTCTTCGCCACCCAGAACCTGAACGATCCGGTGCCGGAAGGCCAGACCTACCAGGAGCCGATGGGCGGCAACATGCAAGCCGGCGGCTCGCTCGACAGCGCCATCGGCGGCAACGTGCTGAGCGGCACCCAGAGCTCGTCGCTGAACTCGGGCCTGTCCGATTCGCGCCAGACCTCGCAGGGCGGCTCGCTGAGCCAGAGCGACTCGATGCTGCAGGGCACGGCCTCGCTGCCGGGCTCGAACGACGCCTCGCTGGGCGGCACCATCCAGTCGAGCCAGAATCTGCAATCGAGCGCGCAATCGGGCACGCAGCTGGGCAACCAGCAGCGCGACACCACCGCGATCCCGGTCGTGCAGGAAGAACTGAAAGTCGGCAAGCGTGAAGTCCAGCGCGGCGGCGTGCGCGTGTTCTCGCGCGTGATCGAGACCCCGGTCAACGAAAGCGTGAACCTGCGCGAAGAGCACGTGAACGTCGAACGCCGCCCGGTCAACCAGCCGATCAGCACGACCGACGCCACTGCCTTCAAGGAACAGTCGATCGAGCTGCGCGAGACCGCCGAGGAAGCCGTGGTGCAGAAATCGGCCCGCGTGGTCGAGGAGGTCATCGTCGGCAAGGAAGTCAGCAACCGCGAGCAGCAGATCCACGACACCGTGCGCCGCACCGACGTGCAGATCGAGAACCTGGCCGGCGACGACAGCGCCTTCCGCAGCGACTGGCAATCGAACTACGCCAGCCAGGGCGGCAACTACGACGACTACGCGCCGGCTTACCGCTACGGCAACGAAGCGCGCAGCAAATACCAGGGCCGCAACTGGGACGACGTCGAGTCCGACCTGCGCAGCGATTGGGACACCCGCTACGGCAGCAGCGGCGCCTCGACCTGGGAGAAATTCAAGGCCGCCGTGCGCCATGGCTGGGACAAGATCACCCCTGACATGGACGACAGCGACAGCGCCTACCGCAACCACTGGAACAGCACCTATGGCGCCAGCGGCGACACGTACAACGACTACGAGCCGGCCTACAAGTACGGCAACGAAGCGCGCAGCAAGTACCAGGGCCGCAACTGGGACGACGTCGAGTCCGACCTGCGCAGCGACTGGGACACCCGTTATCCGGGCAGTGCCGGCGCCTCGACCTGGGACAAGATGAAGTCCGCCGTGCGCCACGGCTGGGATCGCGTCACGTCCTGA
- a CDS encoding DUF2382 domain-containing protein, with product MSIDPTQPTAQEPIRVPVYQEEAQVDKRIVDTGRGVRIHKIVAEHPYQIDETLTHDELQVSHVPVDRIVALDQAPATRYEGDTLVVPVLEEVLVVERRLRIKEEVRITRIRREEHHADTILLKTEQVSVERFDEAGDAPSTSLED from the coding sequence GTGTCAATTGACCCAACGCAACCAACCGCACAGGAACCGATCCGGGTGCCCGTGTACCAGGAGGAAGCGCAGGTCGATAAACGGATCGTCGACACAGGCCGCGGCGTCCGCATCCACAAGATTGTCGCCGAGCACCCCTACCAGATCGACGAAACCTTGACGCATGACGAGCTGCAGGTCAGCCACGTCCCCGTCGACCGTATCGTCGCCCTGGACCAGGCGCCCGCCACGCGCTACGAAGGTGACACCCTGGTGGTACCGGTCCTTGAGGAAGTGCTGGTGGTCGAACGCCGCCTGCGCATCAAGGAGGAAGTCCGCATCACCAGAATCCGGCGCGAGGAGCACCACGCCGACACGATTCTGCTCAAAACGGAGCAGGTCAGCGTGGAGCGCTTCGACGAGGCCGGCGACGCCCCATCAACATCATTGGAGGATTGA
- a CDS encoding DNA/RNA non-specific endonuclease produces the protein MMFLKSQVRPLFTPLLLAALVALGGCHRDAAPGRHVRAHAPAVAASSQAAPQGAPEKQSCGDHFVGGDAPQFTNQKLAADTRELCFNVFTVMHSGITHTPLWSAEHLEAANVAAAQQLSRENSFHPETRLPAGERAELADYARSGFDRGHMAPNGDMPDRDSQYDSFSLANMVPQDGENNRHLWAAIEGAVRKLAKRDGELYVVTGPAFLGSEVKRVGKVLVPTHLYKLVWDPRRQAGAAWFVENTADAKANVVPIPELERIIGINLLPALSEQDKERVLDLPQVRANNR, from the coding sequence ATGATGTTCCTGAAATCCCAAGTCCGCCCGCTGTTCACCCCATTGCTGCTGGCGGCGCTGGTCGCGCTCGGCGGCTGTCATCGCGACGCCGCGCCCGGGCGCCACGTGCGCGCGCACGCGCCCGCGGTCGCCGCATCGAGCCAGGCGGCACCCCAGGGGGCGCCCGAAAAACAGTCATGCGGCGACCATTTCGTCGGCGGCGACGCGCCGCAATTTACCAACCAGAAGCTGGCCGCGGACACGCGCGAACTGTGCTTCAACGTATTCACCGTGATGCATTCCGGGATCACGCACACGCCGCTGTGGTCGGCCGAGCACCTCGAGGCGGCCAACGTCGCGGCCGCCCAGCAGCTCTCGCGCGAGAATTCGTTCCATCCGGAGACGCGCCTGCCGGCCGGCGAGCGCGCCGAGCTGGCCGATTACGCGCGCAGCGGCTTCGACCGCGGTCACATGGCGCCCAACGGCGACATGCCGGACCGCGACAGCCAGTACGACAGCTTCAGCCTGGCCAACATGGTGCCCCAGGACGGCGAGAACAACCGGCACCTGTGGGCGGCGATCGAAGGCGCGGTGCGCAAGCTCGCCAAGCGCGACGGCGAGCTGTACGTCGTGACCGGTCCGGCCTTCCTCGGCAGCGAGGTCAAGCGGGTCGGCAAGGTGCTGGTGCCGACCCATCTTTACAAGCTGGTGTGGGATCCGCGCCGGCAGGCCGGCGCCGCCTGGTTCGTCGAGAACACGGCCGACGCCAAGGCCAACGTGGTGCCGATCCCGGAACTCGAACGTATCATCGGCATCAATTTGCTGCCGGCATTATCCGAGCAGGACAAGGAACGCGTGCTCGACTTGCCCCAGGTGCGCGCCAACAACCGATAA
- a CDS encoding DUF5985 family protein, whose amino-acid sequence MAFTIYSLCTLTSLACTWLLFASYRRTRVKLLFWSALSFAAMTVNNLFLVLDKIVFPGPEIDLLPVRLWAALVSTLLLLFGLIYAKE is encoded by the coding sequence GTGGCCTTCACGATCTATAGTCTCTGCACCCTGACCTCGCTGGCCTGCACCTGGCTGCTGTTCGCCAGCTACCGGCGCACCCGCGTCAAGCTGCTGTTCTGGAGCGCCCTGTCGTTCGCGGCCATGACGGTCAACAATCTGTTCCTGGTCCTCGACAAGATCGTGTTCCCCGGTCCGGAAATCGACCTGCTGCCGGTGCGCCTGTGGGCGGCGCTGGTGTCGACGCTGCTGCTGCTGTTCGGCCTGATCTACGCGAAGGAGTGA
- a CDS encoding DUF5985 family protein has product MLTGAIAMASAVIAVFFLRFWRNTGDRFFLWFALSFGIEGAHRVVSALAYQDNEATPLHYLIRLLAYGLILWAILEKNLPRGR; this is encoded by the coding sequence ATGCTGACCGGCGCGATCGCCATGGCCTCCGCGGTGATCGCCGTGTTCTTCCTGCGCTTCTGGCGCAATACCGGCGACCGCTTCTTCCTCTGGTTTGCGCTCTCGTTCGGCATCGAAGGCGCGCACCGCGTGGTTTCGGCGCTGGCCTACCAGGACAACGAGGCGACGCCGCTGCACTACCTGATCCGCCTGCTCGCCTATGGCCTGATCCTGTGGGCAATCCTGGAAAAGAACCTGCCGCGCGGGCGCTGA
- a CDS encoding phytanoyl-CoA dioxygenase family protein has product MNASQPSPASAQAGADHDVAPIMGGLYGDGIIACKGAFSPEWVGQLKDDIEKLFAEARARPAGALERGPNRYYVEVHPERLRGFVDIVTHPWVTAVCRSVLGPDYKVVEAGFDIPFPGALHQPWHRDFPSPPETLVGRRLNSLAFNITTVDVTEEIGPFEIAPGTQWDDLAGGDLMFPDKSLYPRYEARAQRKLPKVGDISARSALTIHRGTANRSTQSRPVFVLGVDAPDGRNADKHDLQVTQAYWDGLPEEVRKHLSCRIVPALEDIEQAHTIEGLRMGITM; this is encoded by the coding sequence ATGAACGCCAGCCAACCATCACCAGCCAGCGCCCAAGCCGGCGCCGACCACGACGTCGCCCCCATCATGGGCGGCCTGTACGGAGACGGCATCATCGCCTGCAAGGGCGCCTTCAGCCCCGAGTGGGTGGGGCAACTCAAGGACGACATCGAGAAGCTGTTCGCCGAAGCGCGCGCGCGTCCGGCGGGCGCGCTCGAGCGCGGGCCGAACCGTTATTACGTCGAGGTCCACCCGGAACGCCTGCGCGGCTTCGTCGACATCGTCACGCATCCGTGGGTGACGGCGGTGTGCCGCAGCGTGCTCGGACCGGATTACAAGGTGGTGGAGGCGGGCTTCGACATCCCGTTCCCGGGCGCGTTGCACCAGCCCTGGCACCGCGATTTCCCCTCGCCGCCGGAAACGCTGGTCGGGCGGCGCCTGAATTCCCTGGCCTTCAACATCACCACCGTCGACGTGACCGAGGAAATCGGCCCGTTCGAGATCGCACCGGGGACCCAGTGGGACGACCTGGCCGGCGGCGACCTGATGTTCCCGGACAAGTCGCTGTATCCGCGCTACGAGGCGCGCGCCCAGCGCAAGCTGCCCAAGGTCGGCGACATCTCGGCGCGTTCGGCGCTGACGATCCACCGCGGCACCGCCAACCGCTCGACCCAGTCGCGCCCGGTGTTCGTGCTCGGCGTCGATGCCCCGGACGGGCGCAACGCCGACAAGCACGACCTGCAGGTGACGCAAGCCTACTGGGATGGCTTGCCGGAAGAGGTGCGCAAGCACCTGAGCTGCCGCATCGTGCCGGCGCTCGAAGACATCGAGCAGGCCCACACGATCGAGGGCCTGCGCATGGGCATCACGATGTAA
- a CDS encoding NUDIX hydrolase — translation MSKMAVSCGTLVVDKDHRLLLCHVTGTAKWDIPKGMQDPGESELQAAVRELREESGLAFGADRFEELGRFDYRRDKALHLYKVDVGDTLPDLGHLVCTSYFPHHVTGKPTPEMDGFRWATRAELARLCWPRMAERLLGLDW, via the coding sequence ATGAGCAAAATGGCCGTCTCGTGCGGCACCCTGGTGGTGGACAAGGACCACCGACTGCTGCTGTGCCACGTCACCGGCACGGCCAAATGGGACATCCCGAAAGGCATGCAGGACCCCGGCGAGTCCGAACTGCAGGCCGCGGTGCGCGAGCTGCGCGAGGAAAGCGGACTGGCTTTCGGCGCCGACCGCTTCGAGGAGCTCGGCCGCTTCGACTATCGGCGCGACAAGGCGCTGCACCTGTACAAGGTCGACGTCGGCGACACGCTGCCGGACCTCGGCCACCTGGTCTGCACCAGTTACTTCCCGCATCACGTCACCGGCAAGCCGACGCCCGAAATGGATGGCTTTCGCTGGGCAACGCGCGCGGAGCTCGCGCGCTTGTGCTGGCCGCGCATGGCCGAGCGCCTGCTCGGCCTGGATTGGTAG